In Pseudomonas saudiphocaensis, one DNA window encodes the following:
- the pdeM gene encoding ligase-associated DNA damage response endonuclease PdeM: MTPHLSIELKQTELWLLAEKAIYWPAQRALLVADIHFGKAAAYRRLGQPVPKGTTQANLQRLDGLLEQYPSQRLIFLGDFLHAPESQTTATHEQLLAWRARNPQLEVILIRGNHDRRAGDPPVELGIRVVSEPLLLGPFALQHEPEPHPTHHVLAGHLHPAFRLHGRGRQRLRLPCFCIGERVSLLPAFGSFTGMMDIEADSAQRVYVTGQGGIWQVR; encoded by the coding sequence ATGACTCCTCACCTCTCCATCGAACTGAAACAAACCGAGCTCTGGCTACTCGCCGAAAAGGCCATCTACTGGCCGGCCCAGCGGGCGCTGCTGGTCGCCGATATTCATTTCGGCAAGGCCGCTGCCTATCGCCGACTTGGCCAGCCGGTGCCAAAGGGAACCACCCAGGCGAATCTGCAGCGCCTCGATGGACTGTTGGAACAGTACCCCAGCCAGCGCCTGATCTTCCTCGGAGATTTTCTCCATGCACCGGAATCCCAGACGACTGCGACCCACGAACAGTTGCTCGCCTGGCGCGCCCGAAATCCACAGTTGGAAGTTATCCTGATACGCGGCAACCACGACCGGCGTGCAGGCGATCCACCCGTGGAATTGGGCATCAGGGTGGTCTCCGAACCATTGCTGCTCGGCCCCTTCGCGCTGCAGCACGAACCCGAACCGCACCCAACACATCACGTTTTGGCCGGCCATCTACACCCGGCCTTTCGCCTGCACGGACGCGGCCGGCAGCGCCTGCGCCTGCCCTGCTTCTGTATTGGCGAGCGGGTCAGCCTGCTGCCGGCCTTCGGCAGCTTCACCGGGATGATGGATATAGAGGCTGACTCCGCCCAGCGTGTTTATGTGACAGGTCAGGGTGGTATCTGGCAGGTACGCTGA
- a CDS encoding phosphoribosyltransferase → MRMFVSESNLFRDRAHAGQELAKALLHLKSEQPVVLALPRGGVPIAFEAATLLTAPLDVVLVRKIGAPGDEELALGAVIDGANPQTVINQALLQQINPPPGWFEEEMQRQLAELERRRQHYCGDRPAPSLAGRCVIVIDDGIATGATMRAALKGLHQAQPRRIVLAVPVGPRDVIEALQNDVDELICLAMPEPFIGVGRHYENFEQTSDEEVIELLRRAESSAIGDASL, encoded by the coding sequence ATGCGCATGTTCGTTTCTGAATCGAATCTGTTCCGCGACCGTGCCCATGCCGGCCAGGAGCTGGCCAAAGCCCTGCTGCACCTGAAAAGCGAACAGCCAGTGGTACTTGCCCTCCCGCGTGGTGGAGTGCCGATTGCTTTCGAAGCAGCCACCCTGCTCACCGCCCCCCTGGATGTTGTGCTGGTGCGCAAGATCGGCGCGCCGGGCGACGAGGAGCTGGCCCTGGGCGCAGTGATCGACGGCGCCAACCCGCAAACGGTAATCAACCAGGCCTTGCTGCAACAGATTAATCCGCCGCCGGGCTGGTTCGAGGAAGAAATGCAGCGCCAGTTGGCCGAGCTGGAGCGGCGACGCCAGCATTATTGCGGTGATCGACCGGCACCTTCACTGGCCGGCCGCTGCGTGATCGTCATAGACGACGGTATCGCCACCGGCGCGACCATGCGGGCAGCATTGAAGGGCCTGCATCAGGCCCAACCAAGGCGGATCGTGCTGGCAGTCCCCGTGGGCCCGCGTGATGTCATCGAGGCTTTGCAAAACGATGTGGACGAGCTGATCTGTCTGGCCATGCCCGAGCCATTTATTGGCGTCGGCCGGCATTACGAGAATTTCGAACAGACCAGTGACGAGGAAGTGATAGAGCTGCTGCGACGAGCCGAGAGCTCCGCCATAGGCGATGCTTCTTTGTAG
- a CDS encoding DUF2058 domain-containing protein produces the protein MSLSLRDQLLKAGLVNEKQVKQAGKQQKKQQRLVNKGQAEKDDSQREAALKAQAEKLARDQELNRQQQEKAEQKARAAQIKQLIETSRLPKLTTDDYYNFVDDKKVKRLSVNKLMRDKLSSGSLAIVRHGGGYEVIPREAALKIQERDPRRIVQLNTQTEAPDADDPYAAYQIPDDLMW, from the coding sequence ATGAGTCTTTCCCTTCGCGATCAGCTGCTCAAAGCCGGGCTGGTCAATGAGAAGCAGGTCAAACAGGCCGGCAAGCAACAAAAGAAACAGCAGCGTCTGGTGAACAAGGGCCAGGCCGAAAAGGATGATTCGCAGCGCGAAGCGGCCCTCAAGGCGCAGGCCGAGAAGCTGGCACGTGATCAGGAACTCAACCGTCAGCAGCAGGAAAAGGCTGAGCAGAAGGCGCGCGCCGCACAGATCAAACAACTGATCGAAACCAGCCGTTTGCCGAAGTTGACCACCGACGATTACTACAACTTCGTCGACGACAAGAAGGTCAAGCGCCTGTCGGTGAACAAGCTGATGCGCGACAAGCTCTCCAGCGGCTCGCTGGCCATCGTCCGCCACGGAGGTGGTTACGAGGTGATTCCGCGTGAGGCCGCGCTGAAGATTCAGGAGCGCGATCCGCGTCGTATTGTCCAGCTCAACACCCAGACCGAAGCGCCGGACGCTGACGATCCCTACGCGGCCTACCAGATCCCCGATGACCTGATGTGGTGA